A portion of the Plodia interpunctella isolate USDA-ARS_2022_Savannah chromosome 4, ilPloInte3.2, whole genome shotgun sequence genome contains these proteins:
- the LOC128669283 gene encoding CCR4-NOT transcription complex subunit 7-like, whose translation MPAASFGALVSNVIKEDCTIKNVWNHNLHEEFHVIRQIVQKYHWVAMDTEFPGVVARPIGEFRSTADYQYQLLRCNVDLLRIIQLGLTFMDESGKTPPGCTTWQFNFKFNLQEDMYAQDSIDLLQNSGLQFREHEEHGIEPLEFAELLMSSGIVLMDNINWLSFHSGYDFGYLLKLLTDQNLPQEENDFFDSLRLYFPTVYDVKYLMKLCKNLKGGLQEVADQLELRRVGPQHQAGSDSHLTGMAFFKIKEIFFDGNIESTSGHLYGLGAPFSTSVNNFQDNGESGNSS comes from the exons aTGCCTGCTGCTAGTTTTGGAGCGTTAGTATCAAATGTAATAAAGGAAGATTGTACAATCAAAAATGTTTGGAACCATAACTTACATGAAGAGTTTCATGTTATTAGACAG ataGTTCAAAAATACCACTGGGTCGCTATGGATACAGAGTTTCCAGGAGTTGTAGCCCGCCCCATTGGCGAGTTCCGCTCAACTGCAGATTACCAATACCAACTTTTGAG GTGTAATGTAGATTTGTTGAGGATAATTCAACTTGGATTGACATTCATGGATGAAAGTGGCAAAACACCACCTGGATGTACCACCTGGcagttcaattttaaatttaacttaca GGAGGACATGTATGCTCAAGATTCAATTGATTTGTTGCAAAACTCTGGACTACAGTTTCGTGAGCATGAGGAGCATGGCATTGAACCTTTGGAATTTGCTGAACTTCTAATGTCTTCGG GTATAGTTCTTATGGATAATATCAACTGGTTAAGCTTCCATTCAGGATATGATTTTGGTTACCTACTAAAACTTCTGACCGACCAGAATTTACCTCAAGAAGAAAACGATTTCTTTGATAGCCTAAGGCTATATTTTCCCACGGTTTATGATGTcaaa TATTTAATGAAGCTTTGCAAGAACTTAAAGGGCGGCCTGCAAGAAGTGGCAGATCAGTTGGAGCTGCGGCGCGTGGGGCCCCAGCACCAGGCGGGCTCCGACTCGCATCTCACTGGAATGGCCTTCTTCAAAATTAAAGAA atcTTTTTCGATGGTAACATCGAAAGTACCAGTGGACATCTTTATGGGTTAGGAGCTCCATTCTCCACGAGTGTGAATAATTTCCAAGACAACGGCGAAAGTGGAAACTCTTCTTGA
- the LOC128669469 gene encoding CCR4-NOT transcription complex subunit 7-like, which yields MPAASFGSLSQLPANGDCGIKDVWNHNLHEEFQIIRQVVQKYHWVAMDTEFPGVVARPIGEFRSTADYQYQLLRCNVDLLRIIQLGLTFMDENGKTPPGYTTWQFNFKFNLQEDMYAQDSIDLLQNSGLQFRKHEEDGIEPLEFAELLMSSGLVLMDNIKWLSFHSGYDFGYLLKLLTDQNLPQDENDFFESLRLYFPTVYDVKYLMKLCKNLKGGLQEVADQLELRRVGPQHQAGSDSHLTGMAFFKIKEIFFDDNIESSSGHLYGLGAPFSVNVNNFQDNGENGNSS from the exons ATGCCAGCAGCAAGTTTCGGTTCTCTGTCACAATTACCAGCAAATGGAGATTGCGGTATTAAGGATGTTTGGAATCATAACCTACATGAAGAGTTCCAAATCATAAGAcag gttGTTCAGAAATATCATTGGGTAGCAATGGACACTGAGTTTCCTGGAGTTGTAGCTCGACCTATTGGAGAATTCAGATCAACTGCAGATTATCAATATCAACTTTTGAG gTGCAATGTGGATCTGTTAAGAATAATCCAATTAGGACTGACATTTATGGATGAAAATGGTAAAACACCCCCGGGTTACACTACTTGgcaattcaatttcaaattcaatctGCA GGAAGATATGTATGCACAAGATTCTATTGACTTACTGCAAAACTCAGGATTACAGTTCCGTAAACATGAAGAAGATGGTATAGAACCACTTGAATTTGCAGAATTGCTCATGTCATCAG gGCTTGTACTCATGGACAACATCAAATGGTTAAGTTTTCATTCTGGGTATGATTTTGGATACTTATTGAAACTTTTGACAGACCAGAATTTACCACAAGATGAGAATGACTTTTTTGAAAGtttaagattatattttcCTACAGTTTATGATGTTAAA TATTTGATGAAACTTTGCAAAAACCTGAAAGGAGGACTTCAAGAAGTTGCAGACCAGCTGGAGCTGAGACGAGTTGGGCCGCAGCACCAAGCAGGCTCAGATTCTCATCTCACAGGAATGGCATTCTTCAAGATTAAAGAA atattttttgatgACAACATTGAAAGTTCAAGTGGTCACCTGTATGGCCTTGGAGCACCATTTTCGGTCAATGTCAACAATTTCCAAGACAATGGAGAGAATGGCAACTCATCTTGA